DNA sequence from the Streptomyces sp. MST-110588 genome:
CCGCAGCGCCGGGTCGGTCTCCACCCGTGCGGCGCCCACGAACGCCAGTACCGGGCGTGCCTGGACGCGGAATCCACAGCCACGGGTCAGGACGTACGACGCGCGCCGGGCGTTGTGGCGGCACCAGCGCACGTACGGCTGCGGCTGGCGGTCGCGGCCGGCCCGGACGACCTCCTCACCGACCCATACGTACGCCTTGCGGACATAGTGCGTGCTGACACACAGAACGCCGCCGGGGCCGATGAGCAGATGGTCGATGCCGGTGTCGGGCGGCAGCGGTACGGAGTGCAGCACGTACCAGCCGCCGGGCGAGAGGCGGTCCAGCTCCGCACCGACGGCCTGTATGCCCGCCAGGCCGCCGCGCCAGGCGTCCTGCGGCGGATGGCGGCCCAGGAGACGGGCGAGGAGGAGCGGGAGTCCGGCGCGCGGGTGCTCGGCCAGGCGGGCGCGGAGCGTCTCGCCGGGGCGGTTCGGCGCGAGGTCGTCGTCCGGCGGCAGGAACAGCCGGTCCGGGTCGGTCGCGTAGTGCGTCTCCTGTTTCGCTTCCCAGTCAGTCACCTCCCGGGAACGGCTCAGGCGGCCGTCGTCGGGGCGGCCCCGGTCTTCGCGGCTCACCCGGCTCTCGCGGTTCTCCCGGCTCTCGCGGTTCTCCCGGCTCGCTCGGCTTTCCCTGCCGGTCCGGCGTTCGCGGCGTTCCTGGCGTTCGCGGCGTTCGCGACTCTCCCGGCCTTCCCGGCTTTCCCGGTCTTCCTCGCTGCCGCCGGAACCGGTGCCGTCCGCGGCCCTGTTGCGCCACTCGTCCATGCCCCACCACCCCGAGGGCCATAGCAGCAGCCTCCCGGCCCCCGTGCAAGAGGGACAAACATTTGGCTCCCCGGACCGCGTGCACCGAGCCGTCCACTCCTTGGGCATCAGCGCGTACGCGAACGGGTCGTCGCAGGTCAGGGGGATGGAGCAGGGGCGGGGTGAGTATGAGGGGCGCGGTCGCGGGACGTACGGTGGGATCTGCGTCCGGCCCTCGGACGGCCACCAAGCTCAAATCAACCTCTGAACCGTCCGCCCCGAGGGTTGGCCCGCACCGGACGGGGCCATCAAGTACCGGCACACCGTCCACGGCACCCGTGCCACGCAGTGAAAGGGGGAGTCATGCGGCACCTGGGAACCGGCATCGGCTGGCGGCCGGAGATCGCCACCGAGATCGCGGCCCTGCCCGGCATCGACTGGGTGGAGGTCGTGGCCGAGAACATCTGTCCGGGTCATCTCCCGCCCGCCCTTCAGGAACTGCGTGACCGGGGCACCACCGTCGTCCCCCACGGCGTCTCGCTCGGGCTCGGCGGCGCGGACCGGCCGGACGCCGGCCGGCTGGCCGCCCTCGCCGCCCGCGCCGAGGCCCTGGACGCGCCGCTGGTCACCGAGCACATCGCGTTCGTACGGGCCGGCGGCCCGCTCACCGCCTCACCGCCGATGGAGGCCGGGCACCTGCTGCCCGTGCCGCGCACCCGCGACGCGCTGGACGT
Encoded proteins:
- a CDS encoding nuclease-related domain-containing protein, which translates into the protein MDEWRNRAADGTGSGGSEEDRESREGRESRERRERQERRERRTGRESRASRENRESRENRESRVSREDRGRPDDGRLSRSREVTDWEAKQETHYATDPDRLFLPPDDDLAPNRPGETLRARLAEHPRAGLPLLLARLLGRHPPQDAWRGGLAGIQAVGAELDRLSPGGWYVLHSVPLPPDTGIDHLLIGPGGVLCVSTHYVRKAYVWVGEEVVRAGRDRQPQPYVRWCRHNARRASYVLTRGCGFRVQARPVLAFVGAARVETDPALRDVQVIPDERGIAALGTLGGVLAPARIERIHTIARNRRTWLPA